Part of the Triticum aestivum cultivar Chinese Spring chromosome 4D, IWGSC CS RefSeq v2.1, whole genome shotgun sequence genome is shown below.
tctccaaaatgtagtacaaatggatCCTATGGAAAACTCCTAAGGatttcaatcctacgaatcaaacaaccatcataggaaaaaaatcctaaagATGCAAATCCTCCAAAAATCTCAAACAACCATCATAGGAAAAAAAAACCCTAAAGATCCAAATCCTCCAAAAATCCCACTATGAAATTTCTTTCTATCAAAGGAGCCCTAAAAAGCGTCTGTATTTATTACATATGTCGAATCAATGAaattgtattattattattattattatgcctGATTTTGTAGACAAGGACTGCATTTAGACACATACAAATCCACATCGTGAGTACATATGActgaagaggactatacgtggacacaaaggaagccaggacttgaactcaaCACCTTGGAccctgataccatgttaagcttcatgcactagccaacgcaaccaaaagtccaacATGATGGAAAGGGCTATTGCAATCCACGTATATTGTAGTTCTAGAACGGCCACATAAAGACTGGTTAGGCTTAGCACTGAACTACATACAATCAACCTAAATGTGTAGAGATAGCTAAAGACGCAGCCCGTTGTATAACTCTAAATATGTTTAAGTGATGAgtaaacagaaaaactaaaagagGGGAGCAAAATAATGGATGCCTCATTGAAAAATGAACACATGACAATATTTACGTTGAACAAAATAGAGACCAAGATGGTAATCTATTTAGTAGCAATCCTGAATGCACCTCAAACACACCAGATCTGAAATATTAAGTTGACAGACAAAAATGCCGAAAAGGGGAAGGCAGAGCGTTCACAAAAGGAATGAAACGAGCAGCTCAGCTCAGCTCATACATATGCCAGTCACTACCACATAGCGAGCTCACTGCACCATCTCCATGTCCTTGAAGTACTCATGCTCAAGAGCCTGCCTGGCCGTGATCCTCTTGTTTGGCTCGAACCGAAGCATTTTCTGCAAAGAAACAAGAGGATAATACAGTTACATTACATGATGCCATGTCCACGGTCGTAGGTGGGTGTCTTCTTGACTTACCGAGAGAAGGTCCAGGCCAACAGGTTCAAGATTGGGGACAACGGTTGCAAGGTCCTGGAGATCATCAGTGAAGGTTCCAAAAGGAATGTCAATGACATGATATATATAGGCCACTATAAACGTACTTGCCATGAGCGTCTAATGAAAAGTTTAAGCGGTGGTCTCGCACCTCTGCCTGCCACCTGGGGAAGGCGGACTTGTAGTCAGGCAAGGAGCTCACGCCTGGCCAAGTTTGTTCATTTGGAGTGCCCAGTACCCTTCATTGGATAACCAGAACGCAACACACAAATCAGATGAGTAGGCAAGAAGTGCACTCAGAACATGAGAAATTGAATAGGAGGGCGTGGCGAGATCCGAACCTGAATATCTTAAATAGTTCATCAATCTCAGAATCGCCAGGGAACAGTGGTTTCTGGTTCACCATTTCTGCAAAGATACAGCCCACTGACCACACGTCAACTGGTGTGGAATACTGCCTTGCCCCAAGAAGGATTTCAGGAGCTCTGTACCATAATGTTACTACCTGAAAAATACTTGGTCAGTTGATGTGGCATGAAATTGGATAGATATAAGATGAGCTTGTTTAGATGCAAAATCACATGTACACTAAGAGCAAAATAGCATCAACAAATTTATGACAAAGATTGCCCAGGACAGTTTTCATGGCCCCATGTAAACAAGTAACAGAAGAAAAGTACCTCATGAGTAAATGTACGGACAGGAATTCCAAATGCTCTTGCTAAACCAAAGTCTGCAAGCTTCAGTGCATTAGTACGCCGGTCTATCAATAAATTCTGAGGTTTCAAATCTCGATGAAGAACTCTATGAGAATGACAGTAAGCAACGCCGCGGAGTATCTGATAGAGATATGACTGGAGAAAGAAGAAAACAGTCACATACTCACATACCAAGATGCAACCAGAAGTTAATGCATTTTCTGAGTCAAACATGAATATGCTTGAATGAAGGTGCAAAAACAGCAAAACAGGATGTAGCGCTTGCACTCATTCTTACATTTATTACTCTCTGTATAAGAGTATAAGTATCTCAATAAAGTAATGTTGCATGAACTTGATGTTTACCTACACAACTCGGTTGATCTAAAATGTGTTGCAACAATTCATATTGTAAGCAAACTCTTAACATTACCTGCAAAACTATATGCCAACGAACAGGTAATACTAATAAGAAAATAATATGTCAAGAAATGTGCTAACTACTTTGATCAAAGGACCACAGACCATGGCTGTCAGAAGTGTTTGTTGAAGGACACGGTGCCAGTTCTGTGTGCAGTAAGTAGTTACACAAAGACAGCAAGCATGACACAAATGGTGCCCACATGGAGATCATACAGTGCTGGGGTGATGGTGGTGGTGTCACACTGCCAATCATTTATAGCAACAAACCTACCACTAAACAGTCAAGACATGTTTTATTTACAGCTTGCAGGAGTTACCATAGAGCAAAGAGTGTTGTACAGTACATCTAATTTGAGGAGGAGATAGAATCTGCTGGCCAGCTATCGTGTTCAGTACTAGAGCCCAAGGCAGTCCTGGAAAGCAATATTGATTATCTGTTCCTATAGTGTAACCATGTTACCCAGAGccatgtactaacattgttgaaagTTTGAGACAAGGTTAAAAAGAACTCCAACGTTCACTTTGAGATCTCAGAAATTCCCACATTAAGCAGATAAAATAGAGAAAGATTACAGCATTTATTTTGGTTGGCCCAGTTTATAACGGTGAAgacaatgcaataaatattgaaacGATTACATTTGTAGAAGAAATACACCTACATTTCCAACAACAAACAATGCATTTGTAAAGCAAACACAGCTCTGTTTTCAAATTTGTAAAGAAATTTAGCTAGTTCAAGAATAATAAAGTCTATTCTTACCACAACAATGTAGGTACAGTGTAACTCTAAAGTAAACATACATATATGCCCAAACATCACATGTGCATATAACCTAAATACCAGTGACATTCAGTGCAACAAGTTTAACAATGAAAGACAAACATATCTCTGAGTCAGACATGAATATGCTTGAAAGAAGGAATAAAAACAGCAAAAGAAGATGCAACACTTGCACTCGTGTTATATTTATTACTCTCTGCATATAAGTATAAGCCTCTTAATAAAGTAACATTACATGAATTTCATGTTTACCTATACAATTCAGTTGATCTAAAATGTGTTGCAACAATTCATATTGTAAGAAAACTCTAATGTTACCAATACTATATGCCAAGGTAGGCAATACTAATCAGAAAACAATATGTC
Proteins encoded:
- the LOC123099045 gene encoding cyclin-dependent kinase A-1, whose translation is MEQYEKVEKIGEGTYGVVYKARDRATNETIALKKIRLEQEDEGVPSTAIREISLLKEMQHGNIVKLHDVVHSEKRIWLVFEYLDLDLKKFMDSCPEFAKSPALIKSYLYQILRGVAYCHSHRVLHRDLKPQNLLIDRRTNALKLADFGLARAFGIPVRTFTHEVVTLWYRAPEILLGARQYSTPVDVWSVGCIFAEMVNQKPLFPGDSEIDELFKIFRVLGTPNEQTWPGVSSLPDYKSAFPRWQAEDLATVVPNLEPVGLDLLSKMLRFEPNKRITARQALEHEYFKDMEMVQ